From the genome of Desulfuromonadales bacterium:
CCGTCGACGTGGTCGTCACCGAGCGGGGCATCGCCGTCAACGACAAGCACGTCGACCTCAAGAACGAATTGCGGCGCCGCAAGGTGCCGGTCAAGGACATCCGAGAGCTGCAGCAGGAGATCTACCAGATCACCGGCCGGCCCCGCCCTCTGGAGTTTGCGGACGAGGTGGTGGCCCTGATCGAATACCGCGACGGATCGATCATCGATGTCATACGCAAAGTTGAAGAGTGAGCTGCTGGCCGCCCGCGACCGCCGCCACGCCGCCCTGCTGCAGGCCCTCGGCCACGGCGGGCGGGCCACCCTGTTTCTCTCCCTCGCCCTTCCCGGCGCCGACAAGACGCCGGCCGGCGCCCTCCATCTCTTCGCCTGGGCCAGGCAGGAAGCGGCGGCGGCCTGCGGGAGCCTGGCGGGACTGCGCGAGGGATTCGACCGGCTCGGCCCCTTCGCCATCCTCGGCAGCGCCATGGAACCTGCGCCGCTGAAGCAGATCTGCGTCGGGCTGGAGGCCATCGCCCCCTTCGCCCGGCTGATCGACGCCGATGTCTACGACCCGCAAGGGGTCGCCGCCGACCGGGCGGCCCTGGGGCTCCCACCCCGTTCCTGCCTGGTCTGCGAGGCGCCGGCCAGGGAATGCATCCGCCTCGGGCGTCACGACGGCGCCGAACTTTCCCGGAGGGTTCATGAACTGCTCGCCCCTTTCACAGACTGAACGGCTGGCTGTATCCCTCATCCAGGGCCTGCGGGCCGAGCTTTTCCTCACCCCCAAGCCGGGACTGGTCGACCTGATCGACAGCGGCTCCCACCCCGACCTCTCCCTGGCGAAAATGTCCGCCTCCATCGATCTGGTCGCCAATTATTTCGCCCACCTGCTCGTTGCACTGAACGCCGGCGCCACCCTTGC
Proteins encoded in this window:
- a CDS encoding citrate lyase holo-[acyl-carrier protein] synthase; the protein is MSYAKLKSELLAARDRRHAALLQALGHGGRATLFLSLALPGADKTPAGALHLFAWARQEAAAACGSLAGLREGFDRLGPFAILGSAMEPAPLKQICVGLEAIAPFARLIDADVYDPQGVAADRAALGLPPRSCLVCEAPARECIRLGRHDGAELSRRVHELLAPFTD